A region from the Paludicola sp. MB14-C6 genome encodes:
- a CDS encoding RNA-binding protein has protein sequence MNSNNLEIAKQDEYLKANISNMVSAAKYKNQVKFTGFLDERQQLIAQQQLSKLRYGNFIFYGGTDNCDRNVLGIFPEDIEASFDMFPIDKIQLSFSNRNEISHRDCLGSLMGLQLERTCIGDILIDTDKVLFFVMNTISDFILVNLNKVGKVNVTPSLSESCNIEKIDKYEEINGTVASLRLDCIVALLLAKSRTISVETIVSGRVKVNYFDVDNISYIVKPNDVITIRGKGKYIIGDDLKLTKKSRYFIEVKKLI, from the coding sequence ATGAATTCAAATAACCTTGAGATAGCAAAGCAAGATGAATATTTAAAAGCAAATATCAGTAATATGGTGAGTGCTGCTAAATATAAAAATCAAGTAAAGTTTACAGGATTTTTAGATGAACGCCAACAGTTAATTGCACAACAGCAGCTTTCAAAATTACGTTACGGCAATTTCATTTTTTATGGTGGAACAGATAATTGCGACCGCAATGTGCTTGGAATTTTTCCCGAGGATATTGAGGCCAGTTTTGATATGTTTCCGATTGATAAAATTCAACTATCATTTAGCAATCGAAATGAAATTTCTCATCGAGATTGTTTAGGCTCACTAATGGGACTTCAATTAGAGCGAACCTGTATTGGCGATATTCTAATTGATACTGATAAAGTCTTGTTTTTTGTAATGAATACAATTTCCGATTTTATATTAGTAAATCTAAATAAAGTGGGAAAGGTAAATGTTACACCATCATTATCAGAGAGTTGTAATATTGAAAAAATTGATAAATATGAAGAAATAAATGGGACTGTTGCTTCTTTGCGCTTAGACTGTATTGTGGCTTTGTTACTTGCAAAAAGTAGAACAATATCCGTTGAAACAATTGTTTCTGGGCGCGTAAAAGTAAATTACTTTGATGTGGATAATATATCTTATATTGTAAAACCCAATGATGTAATTACTATTAGGGGAAAAGGAAAATATATTATCGGCGATGATTTGAAATTAACGAAAAAAAGTAGATATTTTATAGAGGTTAAAAAGTTAATATAA
- a CDS encoding DivIVA domain-containing protein, with amino-acid sequence MTGKQILEEEFEKSGMRGYRADQVDAFLQTVATYVDDVNAKNEDLTYKLQILADKIEEYKKDEESIREALLGAQKLGSSILNEAKAKAEAITKEAKSTSDELLSQAKTKVEIMTKDSLHKANMEIISIKKETDWEQRKLDAMKMEVSNFRSAILKQYKNHLDLLSNLPSLEQPNNEPPIEKKQPVEVQPKETSTEEVVEEKSETIASEMQTITSAIVDSDNNIEEDSKEHTREFNGYRNSVTAPLDLDEKEKEQLKNEFNSRLQRKNNIIEKYGELAFGTHKDSNL; translated from the coding sequence ATGACAGGAAAACAGATACTAGAAGAAGAATTTGAAAAATCAGGCATGAGAGGCTATCGTGCCGATCAAGTAGATGCGTTTTTACAAACCGTTGCTACATATGTTGATGACGTGAATGCTAAAAATGAAGATTTAACATATAAATTACAAATACTAGCTGATAAAATTGAAGAATACAAAAAAGATGAAGAAAGTATTCGGGAAGCTTTATTAGGTGCGCAAAAGCTAGGTTCTTCTATTTTAAACGAGGCAAAAGCAAAAGCAGAAGCAATAACAAAAGAAGCAAAATCAACTTCGGATGAATTGCTTTCTCAAGCAAAAACAAAAGTAGAGATTATGACAAAAGATTCTTTGCATAAAGCCAATATGGAAATTATCTCAATAAAGAAAGAAACCGATTGGGAACAAAGAAAACTAGATGCTATGAAGATGGAGGTAAGTAATTTTAGATCTGCCATTTTGAAGCAATATAAAAATCATTTAGATTTGTTATCTAATTTACCAAGTTTAGAGCAACCTAATAATGAACCCCCAATTGAGAAAAAACAGCCTGTTGAAGTACAACCAAAAGAAACATCAACAGAAGAGGTAGTAGAAGAAAAATCAGAAACTATTGCTTCTGAAATGCAAACAATAACCTCTGCTATTGTTGATTCAGATAATAATATTGAAGAGGATTCCAAAGAACATACTCGTGAATTTAATGGATATCGTAATTCTGTTACTGCTCCATTGGATTTAGATGAAAAAGAAAAAGAGCAATTGAAAAACGAGTTTAATTCTCGTTTGCAAAGAAAGAATAACATTATCGAAAAATATGGTGAATTAGCGTTTGGAACGCATAAAGATAGTAATTTATAA
- the ileS gene encoding isoleucine--tRNA ligase — protein sequence MAQDYNNTLNLPQSEFPMRGNLPKREPGMLAEFEKNELYYKLMEKNEGKPLYVLHDGPPYANGDIHLGHVLNKVLKDIVVKHKNMTGFKAPYVPGWDTHGLPIELKALKKDGVDPTSIDAISLRKICQEFAQSFVENQKNQFKRLGVIADYNNPYLTLKPEFEAKQVEIFGAMAKKNFIYKGLKPVYWCSGCGTALAEAEIEYAEDKCNSIYVKFNVVDDKGIFEKLGIDKKDVYFVIWTTTTWTLPGNVAICLGPDYEYTLVKVNNEYLVMAKDLVASTMKAAKIEEFETVGSFKGSELEYMKTQHPFLDRQSLVIYGDHVTLESGTGCVHTAPGHGVEDFEVCKNYKELPIVVPVDSKGKLTSEAGEFAGLTTDAANKAIAKKLEETNNLFALEKINHQYPHCWRCKDPILFRATEQWFCSIDGFKEDALKEISKVKWIPAWGEKRIESMVKDRSDWCISRQRTWGVPIPILYCKDCNKPVVNDESIKAISELFRKEGSNAWYIKNPSEFLPANFKCECGCNEFTKESDIMDVWFDSGVSHAAVCDERDYLQWPADLYLEGADQYRGWFQSSLLTSVAWRGVAPYKAVCTHGMVVDGEGKKQSKSLGNGIAPEEIIKQYGADILRLWVASSDYHSDIRISSDILKQLSEAYRKIRNTAKYILGNLYDFKPDTDMVEMSKLTDLDKLALYKLNGLVEKVNTAYENLDFHVVFHAIHNFCVVDMSSFYLDIIKDRLYCDAANGDRRRSAQTTMYIVLDALTRMIAPILAFTSEEIWSFMPHKKADDAGSVLFNEMYRSIDVKVDNTFVENWDTIYNVRNDVQKALEIKRTENVIGKSLEAKVTLYCDGTLADLLNSMSEDLAEIFICSQVHIENGKGNFAGDMEGLSVTVESATGEKCERCWIYSDTVGCDSEHPTLCKRCAEVMK from the coding sequence ATGGCACAGGATTACAATAATACGTTGAACCTTCCGCAATCTGAATTTCCTATGCGTGGAAATCTACCAAAAAGGGAACCAGGAATGCTAGCTGAGTTCGAAAAAAATGAACTTTACTACAAACTAATGGAGAAAAATGAAGGCAAACCTTTATACGTTCTACATGATGGACCTCCATATGCAAACGGTGATATACATCTAGGACATGTTTTGAATAAAGTTTTGAAAGACATCGTTGTAAAACATAAAAATATGACTGGATTTAAGGCTCCATATGTTCCTGGTTGGGATACACACGGACTTCCTATCGAGTTAAAAGCATTGAAAAAAGACGGCGTTGATCCTACATCTATTGATGCTATTTCTTTAAGAAAAATTTGTCAAGAATTTGCTCAATCTTTTGTAGAAAATCAAAAGAATCAGTTTAAACGTCTTGGCGTAATTGCTGACTATAATAACCCATATTTAACTTTAAAACCTGAATTTGAAGCAAAGCAAGTTGAAATTTTCGGCGCAATGGCAAAGAAAAACTTCATCTATAAAGGCTTAAAACCGGTTTACTGGTGTAGTGGATGTGGTACAGCACTTGCTGAAGCTGAAATTGAGTATGCTGAAGATAAATGCAATTCTATCTATGTTAAATTTAACGTAGTTGATGATAAAGGCATATTTGAAAAACTTGGTATCGATAAAAAAGATGTGTACTTTGTAATTTGGACAACAACTACTTGGACATTACCGGGTAACGTTGCAATTTGCTTAGGTCCTGATTATGAATATACACTTGTAAAAGTGAATAATGAATATCTTGTAATGGCAAAAGACTTAGTTGCATCTACTATGAAAGCTGCAAAAATCGAAGAATTCGAAACGGTTGGCAGCTTCAAAGGTAGCGAATTGGAATACATGAAAACACAACATCCATTCTTAGATAGACAATCTCTTGTTATCTATGGTGACCATGTAACACTTGAAAGTGGTACTGGTTGTGTTCATACTGCTCCTGGTCATGGTGTTGAGGACTTTGAAGTTTGTAAAAACTACAAAGAGCTTCCAATTGTTGTACCAGTTGACTCAAAAGGTAAGCTAACAAGTGAAGCAGGCGAATTTGCAGGTCTTACAACTGATGCTGCAAACAAAGCTATTGCTAAGAAATTAGAAGAAACCAATAATCTTTTCGCTTTAGAAAAAATTAATCACCAATATCCACACTGTTGGAGATGTAAAGATCCAATCTTGTTCAGAGCTACCGAACAATGGTTCTGCTCAATTGATGGATTTAAGGAAGACGCTTTAAAAGAGATTTCAAAAGTTAAATGGATTCCTGCATGGGGCGAAAAACGTATTGAGAGCATGGTAAAAGACCGTAGCGACTGGTGTATTTCTCGTCAAAGAACATGGGGCGTTCCAATTCCAATTCTTTATTGTAAGGATTGTAATAAACCTGTAGTAAATGATGAATCCATTAAAGCTATTTCAGAGTTATTCAGAAAAGAAGGCTCTAATGCTTGGTATATTAAGAATCCATCTGAATTCTTACCTGCTAACTTTAAATGTGAATGTGGATGTAATGAGTTTACAAAAGAATCCGACATTATGGATGTTTGGTTTGATAGCGGTGTTTCTCATGCTGCTGTTTGCGATGAACGTGATTATCTACAATGGCCTGCAGACTTATATCTAGAGGGTGCTGACCAATACAGAGGTTGGTTCCAATCATCATTATTAACGTCTGTTGCTTGGAGAGGTGTTGCACCTTATAAAGCAGTATGTACTCATGGTATGGTTGTTGATGGTGAAGGCAAGAAACAATCTAAATCTCTTGGTAATGGTATTGCTCCTGAAGAAATTATTAAGCAATATGGTGCTGATATTTTAAGATTATGGGTTGCATCTTCAGATTACCATTCTGACATCCGTATTTCATCTGATATCTTAAAACAATTATCTGAAGCATACAGAAAGATTCGTAATACTGCGAAATATATCTTAGGTAACCTATATGATTTCAAGCCTGATACAGATATGGTTGAAATGAGCAAGTTAACTGATTTAGATAAGCTTGCATTATACAAACTAAATGGTTTGGTTGAAAAAGTAAATACAGCTTATGAAAATTTAGATTTCCATGTTGTATTCCATGCTATCCACAATTTCTGCGTTGTTGATATGTCAAGCTTCTATCTTGATATTATAAAAGACAGATTATATTGTGATGCTGCTAATGGTGATCGCAGACGTTCCGCTCAAACAACAATGTATATTGTTTTAGATGCGTTAACAAGAATGATTGCACCAATCTTAGCGTTTACATCCGAAGAAATTTGGAGCTTTATGCCTCATAAAAAAGCGGATGATGCAGGATCTGTATTATTTAATGAAATGTATCGTTCTATTGATGTAAAAGTTGATAATACTTTTGTTGAAAATTGGGATACTATTTACAACGTAAGAAACGACGTACAAAAAGCACTTGAAATCAAACGTACAGAAAATGTAATCGGTAAATCATTAGAAGCAAAAGTTACTTTATATTGTGATGGCACACTTGCTGATTTATTGAATTCCATGAGTGAAGATTTAGCTGAAATCTTTATTTGTTCTCAAGTTCATATTGAAAACGGTAAAGGCAACTTTGCTGGAGATATGGAAGGTTTATCTGTAACAGTTGAAAGTGCAACCGGTGAAAAATGTGAACGTTGTTGGATTTACAGCGATACCGTAGGCTGTGATAGCGAACATCCAACGCTATGTAAACGTTGCGCAGAAGTTATGAAATAA
- the lspA gene encoding signal peptidase II: MKYFALSFSLLIIGLDQLFKELAIIYLSPIATHPIIEDIFHLTYVENKGAAFGIMQGKKIFLIGVTFLVIIAAIVFILMNKVKSNFFLWSLALIIGGGVGNLIDRAFRGFVVDYLDVRLINFAVFNFADCCVVVGTILVMIYLIFFEGKKGKTSVIENKIVKADSSTELGRDDNE; the protein is encoded by the coding sequence ATGAAATATTTTGCATTATCCTTCTCTTTACTTATAATTGGTCTTGATCAACTATTTAAAGAATTAGCAATTATATATCTCTCACCAATTGCTACACATCCAATTATTGAAGATATATTCCATTTAACCTATGTTGAAAATAAGGGCGCTGCATTTGGTATAATGCAAGGAAAAAAAATCTTTTTAATCGGTGTTACATTTTTAGTTATTATTGCAGCAATTGTGTTTATCTTAATGAATAAGGTGAAAAGTAATTTCTTTTTATGGTCTTTGGCGTTAATTATTGGTGGCGGAGTTGGAAACTTAATCGATAGAGCTTTTAGAGGATTTGTTGTAGATTACCTTGATGTTAGATTAATTAACTTCGCTGTGTTTAACTTTGCAGATTGTTGCGTTGTTGTCGGCACAATTTTAGTTATGATTTATCTGATTTTCTTTGAGGGTAAAAAAGGAAAGACTAGTGTAATAGAAAATAAGATAGTAAAAGCTGATTCTTCAACAGAACTCGGTAGGGATGATAATGAATAA
- a CDS encoding RluA family pseudouridine synthase yields the protein MNNNYTFETHENMVGVRLDVFLANEMESQSRSSIQKLIEDGNILVNNKVIAKNYKLRKNDSISVNIPELSELEVTAEDIPLDIVYEDNDLLVVNKPKGMVVHPAAGNYNGTMVNALMHHCKDSLSGINGVIRPGIVHRIDKNTSGLLIVAKNDKAHIGLSEQIKEHSFLREYEAVVYGNVKNDSGTIDLPIGRHKLERKKMCVTQENSRNAITHYEVIARYQDFTHIRLRLETGRTHQIRVHMAYIGYPIAGDDVYGPKKVIKALNGQCLHAKTIGFIHPITKEQLYFSSELPNYFKSFIDKIKKGNNNEG from the coding sequence ATGAATAACAACTATACATTTGAAACACATGAGAATATGGTTGGTGTTAGGCTTGATGTGTTTTTGGCAAATGAAATGGAGTCACAATCACGCTCCAGTATTCAAAAACTAATTGAAGATGGCAATATCTTAGTAAATAATAAAGTAATTGCTAAAAACTATAAACTAAGAAAAAATGATAGCATTTCAGTAAATATTCCCGAATTATCTGAGCTTGAAGTAACCGCAGAAGATATTCCACTTGATATTGTTTATGAAGACAACGATTTGTTGGTTGTGAATAAACCAAAAGGAATGGTTGTCCATCCAGCAGCAGGAAATTATAACGGTACAATGGTTAATGCTTTAATGCATCATTGTAAAGACTCACTTTCAGGAATTAACGGTGTAATTCGTCCGGGGATTGTTCATCGTATTGATAAAAACACCAGTGGACTTTTGATTGTTGCAAAAAACGATAAAGCACATATCGGTTTATCAGAGCAGATAAAAGAGCACAGTTTTTTAAGGGAATATGAGGCTGTTGTATATGGAAACGTAAAAAACGATAGTGGAACAATTGATTTGCCTATTGGACGCCATAAATTAGAACGAAAAAAGATGTGTGTCACGCAAGAAAATTCTCGAAATGCAATTACTCATTATGAAGTAATTGCTCGTTATCAGGATTTTACTCATATTCGATTACGATTAGAAACGGGGCGTACCCATCAAATTCGTGTACACATGGCATATATCGGTTATCCAATTGCGGGTGACGATGTTTATGGGCCTAAAAAAGTAATCAAAGCGTTGAACGGTCAATGTCTTCATGCGAAAACGATTGGATTTATTCATCCAATAACGAAAGAGCAATTATATTTTTCGAGTGAACTTCCGAATTATTTTAAAAGCTTTATTGATAAAATCAAGAAGGGAAATAACAATGAGGGTTAA
- a CDS encoding Cof-type HAD-IIB family hydrolase produces MRVKDITLVSDLDGTIVPISGIVSEKNKQAIKKFQELGGTFAVATGRSPISAKSILEALDVDGIIIANNGALIYDIKNKKSLWCKYLEPSYKQVVAYAKHHYPNVGIELITDDGRYYIASSNERVAEIIRGTNFSVNYVEEKDYPDCCCKVLFVPNDDEFRPFVEDMLNQRFEDMEFVESGGNCFEMMASGISKGYPFERLIGFYNKKLSDSAAIGDYYNDVEMLKKAAIGAAVENAVKDVKKAANIIVKSCEDDGLADFIDYLINNSEK; encoded by the coding sequence ATGAGGGTTAAAGATATTACCTTAGTTTCTGATTTAGATGGTACAATTGTTCCTATTTCGGGTATTGTATCAGAAAAAAATAAACAAGCCATCAAAAAGTTTCAAGAATTAGGTGGAACCTTTGCAGTTGCAACAGGTCGTTCTCCTATTTCTGCTAAAAGCATATTGGAAGCTTTGGATGTTGATGGCATTATAATAGCTAATAATGGCGCTTTGATTTACGATATCAAAAATAAGAAGAGTTTATGGTGTAAGTATCTAGAGCCAAGTTATAAACAAGTAGTAGCTTATGCAAAGCATCATTATCCTAATGTCGGTATTGAGCTAATTACTGATGATGGTAGATATTATATTGCTTCAAGTAATGAACGTGTTGCAGAAATTATTAGAGGAACAAATTTTTCAGTTAATTATGTTGAAGAGAAAGATTATCCTGATTGCTGCTGTAAAGTTTTATTTGTACCGAATGATGATGAATTCAGACCTTTTGTTGAGGATATGTTAAACCAACGATTTGAAGATATGGAGTTTGTGGAATCCGGTGGAAATTGCTTTGAAATGATGGCAAGTGGCATTTCAAAAGGCTATCCATTTGAGCGACTCATTGGATTTTACAACAAAAAGCTATCTGATTCTGCGGCAATTGGCGATTATTATAATGACGTTGAAATGTTAAAAAAAGCTGCAATCGGAGCAGCAGTAGAGAATGCAGTTAAGGACGTGAAAAAAGCTGCAAATATTATCGTAAAAAGTTGTGAGGACGATGGTCTTGCTGATTTTATTGACTATCTGATAAACAATTCAGAAAAATAA
- a CDS encoding transketolase, whose product MDKTRKKELEILALKARMGIIEGVYNAKSGHPGGSLSCVDTLTYIYFNEINVDTKNPKWEGRDRFVLSKGHCAPALYSVLALKGFFPIEELKSLRKVGAMLQGHPDMKGTPGVDMSTGSLGQGISAACGMALSAKLSNKDYKVFAMLGDGEIQEGQVWEATMMAAHYKLDNLVAVVDNNGLQIDGRIDEVMSPNPITDKFAAFGWHVISIDAHNFDEIEAAFNEAKTVTGKPTVIVQKSFKGKGVSYMHDNVAWHGNAPSEEQYHIAMAELNEALEKVQAE is encoded by the coding sequence ATGGATAAAACACGAAAAAAAGAACTTGAAATCTTAGCATTAAAAGCACGCATGGGTATCATTGAAGGCGTTTATAATGCAAAATCCGGTCATCCGGGTGGTTCACTTTCTTGTGTAGATACTTTGACATATATTTATTTCAACGAAATAAACGTTGACACTAAGAATCCAAAATGGGAAGGCAGAGATCGCTTTGTTCTTTCTAAAGGACATTGTGCACCTGCGTTATATTCAGTATTAGCTTTAAAAGGATTTTTCCCTATCGAAGAATTAAAATCACTAAGAAAAGTTGGTGCTATGCTTCAAGGACATCCTGATATGAAAGGAACACCTGGTGTTGATATGAGCACCGGTTCTTTAGGACAAGGAATATCTGCAGCTTGTGGAATGGCATTATCAGCTAAGTTATCAAATAAAGATTATAAAGTATTTGCAATGTTAGGCGATGGCGAAATTCAAGAGGGCCAAGTATGGGAAGCTACAATGATGGCAGCACACTATAAATTGGATAACTTGGTTGCTGTTGTTGATAATAATGGCCTTCAAATCGACGGACGTATAGATGAAGTTATGTCTCCAAATCCAATTACCGATAAATTTGCTGCTTTTGGATGGCATGTAATTTCAATTGATGCCCATAATTTTGATGAAATTGAAGCTGCATTCAACGAAGCAAAAACTGTTACAGGAAAACCTACTGTAATTGTACAAAAGAGCTTTAAGGGCAAGGGCGTTTCTTATATGCATGATAATGTTGCATGGCATGGTAATGCGCCAAGTGAAGAGCAATATCATATTGCAATGGCTGAATTAAATGAAGCATTAGAAAAAGTACAAGCTGAATAG
- a CDS encoding transketolase family protein, translating into MSDKKIATRDSYGAALVELAQEDENIVVLDADLAAATKTGMFKKAFPERFIDCGIAEANMLGVAAGLATTGKKVFASSFAMFAAGRAFEIIRNSIGYPHLKVNICATHAGISVGEDGATHQCNEDIALMRTIPGMTIINPSDDVETKACMKALLSYDGPAYVRLGRLAVPVINDHEDYNFEIGKGIELVSGNDITIVATGLMVAEALKAAETLKQDGINARVINIHTIKPLDKEIILKAAKETGVIVTAEEHNIIGGLGSAVSEVVCENSPIPVLKVGVNDVFGMSGPAVELLVKYGLTADNIVATCKKALTMK; encoded by the coding sequence ATGTCCGATAAAAAGATTGCGACTAGAGATAGTTATGGTGCTGCACTGGTTGAACTAGCACAAGAGGATGAGAATATAGTTGTTCTTGATGCCGATTTAGCTGCTGCTACAAAAACCGGAATGTTTAAAAAAGCATTTCCAGAACGTTTTATAGATTGTGGTATTGCAGAGGCAAATATGTTAGGAGTGGCAGCTGGTCTTGCTACAACAGGTAAAAAAGTATTTGCAAGTTCATTTGCGATGTTTGCCGCAGGAAGAGCTTTTGAGATTATCAGAAACTCAATTGGTTACCCACATTTGAAAGTAAATATTTGTGCTACCCATGCAGGTATATCTGTTGGTGAAGATGGCGCAACTCATCAATGCAACGAAGATATTGCTTTAATGAGAACAATTCCTGGTATGACGATTATTAACCCATCTGATGATGTTGAAACAAAAGCTTGTATGAAAGCATTATTAAGCTATGATGGCCCAGCATATGTTCGTTTAGGCAGATTAGCAGTTCCTGTAATTAACGATCATGAAGATTATAACTTTGAAATTGGAAAAGGCATTGAGTTAGTAAGTGGAAACGATATTACAATCGTGGCTACAGGATTAATGGTAGCTGAAGCACTAAAAGCTGCAGAAACTTTAAAACAAGATGGTATAAATGCTCGTGTGATTAATATTCATACAATTAAACCGTTGGATAAAGAGATTATTTTAAAAGCTGCAAAGGAAACAGGAGTTATTGTGACTGCTGAAGAACACAATATTATTGGTGGTTTGGGAAGTGCAGTGAGCGAAGTTGTTTGTGAAAACAGCCCAATTCCTGTATTAAAAGTTGGAGTAAACGACGTATTCGGTATGTCTGGACCGGCTGTAGAGTTGCTTGTGAAATATGGGTTGACGGCAGACAATATTGTTGCAACTTGCAAAAAAGCATTAACAATGAAATAA
- a CDS encoding sulfide/dihydroorotate dehydrogenase-like FAD/NAD-binding protein gives MFEIKNKRILNENVVLLEVYAPFIAKKAQAGQFIIFRVDEKGERVPLTIADYDRENGTITIIFQTIGKSTKRLAELNAGDYILDFVGPLGKASHFDGVKKACVIGGGVGCAIAYPQAKQLHEMGVEVDLIAGFRNKDIVILEDEMKAVSNRLIITTDDGSYGKKGFVTNALQELIDEGNRYDIVIAIGPVPMMKFLCDVTRPYKIHTMVSLNPIMIDGTGMCGGCRVTVGGETKFACVDGPDFDGHLVDFDELMRRNSFYKKEETRSANCRLMGGTENA, from the coding sequence ATGTTTGAAATAAAGAATAAACGTATTTTAAATGAGAATGTTGTATTATTAGAAGTTTATGCTCCTTTTATTGCCAAAAAAGCTCAAGCAGGTCAGTTTATTATTTTTCGTGTAGACGAAAAAGGCGAGCGTGTTCCTTTAACAATTGCAGATTATGATCGTGAGAATGGTACCATTACAATTATTTTTCAAACAATCGGTAAGTCTACAAAAAGATTAGCTGAGTTAAATGCTGGAGATTATATTTTGGATTTTGTTGGACCATTGGGAAAAGCTTCACATTTTGATGGCGTGAAAAAGGCATGTGTAATTGGCGGCGGCGTAGGCTGCGCAATTGCATATCCACAAGCAAAGCAACTTCATGAAATGGGTGTAGAGGTCGATTTGATTGCTGGATTTAGAAACAAGGATATTGTAATCTTAGAAGATGAAATGAAAGCTGTATCAAATCGTTTGATTATAACAACCGATGATGGTTCTTATGGAAAAAAAGGTTTCGTTACCAACGCTCTACAAGAGTTAATTGATGAAGGCAATCGCTATGATATAGTTATAGCAATTGGGCCGGTTCCAATGATGAAATTTTTATGTGATGTAACAAGACCATATAAGATTCATACAATGGTTTCCTTAAATCCAATTATGATTGATGGTACAGGTATGTGTGGTGGCTGTCGAGTTACAGTTGGCGGTGAAACTAAATTTGCATGTGTAGATGGACCTGATTTCGATGGCCATCTTGTGGATTTTGATGAGCTGATGCGTAGAAACAGCTTTTATAAAAAAGAAGAAACAAGATCTGCTAATTGTAGACTGATGGGAGGAACAGAGAATGCCTAA
- the gltA gene encoding NADPH-dependent glutamate synthase produces the protein MPNMSLNKLPMPEQDPNIRNKNFEEVSLGYTEEMAIEEANRCLNCKHKPCVNGCPVNVRIPEFIAEVQKGNFAEAYRIITSTNALPAVCGRVCPQESQCESKCVRGIKGEPVAIGRLERFVADWYMKNGTDKIEPIASNGHKVAVVGAGPAGLTCAGDLARKGYEVTIFEAFHDAGGVLIYGIPEFRLPKDIVKREIEKLKQLGVKIMTNMVMGKVLSVDELFEMGYESVFIGSGAGLPSFMGIEGEGLVGVYSANEFLTRINLMKAYKEDYDTPIKKSRAVAIVGGGNVAMDAARCAKRLGAEHVYIVYRRSEEEMPARLEEIHHAKEEGIEFMLLTNPNRIIGDENGLVCGMKCVKMELGEPDASGRRRPVEIKGSEFIVDVDSVIISVGTSPNPLIRSTTEGLEANKRGCLVADESMKTTKEGVYAGGDAVTGAATVILAMGAGKTAAESIDHYIQNQ, from the coding sequence ATGCCTAATATGTCTTTGAATAAATTACCTATGCCTGAGCAAGATCCGAATATTCGTAACAAGAATTTTGAAGAAGTCTCATTAGGCTATACGGAAGAGATGGCAATTGAAGAGGCAAATCGTTGCTTAAATTGTAAACATAAGCCTTGTGTAAATGGTTGTCCTGTAAATGTTCGTATCCCAGAATTTATTGCGGAAGTGCAAAAAGGTAATTTTGCCGAGGCTTACCGAATTATTACTTCTACAAATGCTCTTCCTGCAGTATGTGGACGTGTTTGTCCGCAAGAATCCCAATGCGAATCAAAATGCGTTAGAGGAATAAAAGGCGAGCCTGTAGCAATCGGCCGTTTGGAACGATTTGTGGCTGATTGGTATATGAAAAACGGTACAGATAAAATAGAACCTATTGCATCTAATGGCCATAAAGTAGCTGTAGTTGGTGCAGGCCCTGCTGGTCTAACTTGTGCCGGTGACTTAGCAAGAAAAGGCTATGAAGTTACTATTTTTGAGGCATTTCATGATGCCGGCGGCGTTTTAATCTATGGTATTCCTGAATTTAGACTCCCAAAAGATATCGTAAAAAGAGAAATTGAAAAGTTGAAACAATTAGGCGTTAAAATAATGACTAACATGGTTATGGGAAAAGTTTTATCAGTAGATGAGCTCTTTGAAATGGGCTATGAGTCTGTATTTATTGGTTCTGGTGCTGGACTTCCAAGTTTTATGGGAATAGAAGGCGAAGGTTTAGTTGGAGTATATTCTGCAAATGAATTCTTAACTCGTATTAACCTAATGAAGGCTTATAAAGAAGACTACGATACACCAATTAAGAAAAGCAGAGCGGTTGCTATTGTTGGCGGCGGTAATGTCGCAATGGATGCTGCACGCTGTGCAAAACGTCTTGGAGCAGAACATGTATACATTGTATACAGACGTTCAGAAGAAGAAATGCCAGCAAGATTAGAAGAAATTCATCATGCAAAAGAAGAAGGCATTGAATTTATGCTATTAACGAATCCAAACCGTATTATTGGTGATGAAAATGGTCTTGTTTGCGGTATGAAATGCGTAAAGATGGAACTTGGAGAGCCAGATGCATCAGGAAGACGCAGACCAGTTGAAATAAAAGGCTCTGAATTTATTGTTGATGTAGATAGTGTTATTATTTCAGTTGGAACATCTCCAAACCCACTTATTCGTTCTACCACAGAAGGTTTAGAAGCAAACAAAAGAGGATGCTTGGTTGCTGATGAATCTATGAAAACAACAAAAGAAGGCGTTTATGCTGGTGGTGACGCCGTTACAGGTGCTGCTACTGTAATTTTAGCAATGGGTGCCGGTAAAACTGCTGCAGAATCTATTGATCATTACATTCAAAATCAATAA